One genomic region from Falsibacillus albus encodes:
- a CDS encoding AbrB family transcriptional regulator: protein MTNFQALKENKWIRWLMTLAFSLVGGSLFFILHAPIPWLLGPMTAGLIVSRLNIFKLYWPSQLRNTGLIAVGYMLGLSITRSTLLQITQQLPSMLIVTLIILLFSALIAKVVSKWTGIDYKTVLTGSIPGGLSQMVTLGEEIKGIDLTVVTFIQVSRLLCIIFIVPFLIFSPIYSDGFSGAGSDQSVQASAAQWSGLFPNIIIFFALALAVALIGKRIKLPTPFLLGPIIATAILSNMGMHGPQLPKLMINISQVLIGGYFGLMLKTDQLQNKYKIIGFALFNGIVLTSFCWGLSVLVELTHHETPITSFLSVAPGGMDQMGLIAKELHANLSIITGYQIFRIFFILFIVPPVLKWLFRRSMAREA, encoded by the coding sequence ATGACAAATTTTCAAGCGTTGAAAGAAAATAAATGGATCCGTTGGCTCATGACGCTTGCCTTTTCTCTCGTGGGCGGATCCTTATTTTTCATACTACATGCACCGATTCCTTGGCTATTGGGCCCGATGACAGCAGGATTGATTGTTTCCCGGTTGAATATTTTCAAGCTGTATTGGCCATCCCAGCTCAGAAACACAGGCTTGATTGCTGTAGGTTATATGCTGGGACTTTCCATCACACGGTCTACACTCTTGCAAATTACCCAACAGCTCCCATCCATGCTGATCGTCACGCTCATTATTCTGTTGTTCAGTGCTCTGATTGCGAAAGTTGTGTCAAAGTGGACGGGGATCGATTATAAAACGGTTTTGACAGGAAGCATCCCGGGCGGTCTTTCCCAAATGGTGACGTTGGGGGAAGAAATCAAGGGGATAGATTTGACAGTGGTGACTTTCATTCAGGTGTCCAGGCTGCTCTGCATCATTTTCATTGTACCGTTTCTAATCTTTAGTCCGATCTATTCAGATGGTTTTTCTGGAGCCGGATCCGATCAGTCCGTGCAGGCAAGTGCGGCACAGTGGTCAGGGCTGTTTCCGAATATCATCATTTTCTTCGCCCTGGCTTTGGCTGTGGCGCTAATAGGAAAAAGAATCAAGCTACCCACTCCGTTTTTGCTTGGCCCGATCATTGCAACAGCAATCCTTAGTAATATGGGAATGCACGGTCCACAGCTTCCAAAGTTGATGATCAATATTTCACAGGTTCTAATCGGCGGATATTTTGGACTGATGCTGAAAACGGATCAATTGCAAAACAAGTATAAGATTATCGGATTTGCCTTATTTAATGGTATTGTGCTGACTTCATTTTGCTGGGGATTAAGTGTATTGGTCGAGCTGACCCACCATGAAACTCCCATCACAAGCTTCTTAAGCGTAGCCCCTGGGGGGATGGATCAAATGGGCTTGATTGCAAAAGAATTGCATGCCAACCTGTCCATCATAACAGGCTACCAAATTTTCAGGATTTTCTTCATCCTGTTCATCGTACCACCGGTATTGAAATGGCTATTCAGGAGATCGATGGCAAGGGAAGCATAA
- a CDS encoding AmiS/UreI family transporter, with protein sequence MGVVGLLLSGAVLFLNSLLLLGKADGKSVSVFNLIVGVIQVASPFYLVITSDQSNWALYSNGVIFLFGLTFLYFGLTVYKNLEGNGLGWFSLWVSIVALFYAFVYLIHFHDVVNTLTWIMWGYLWFLFYLLNTGKKKIEVYIGKVALVQSWVTLTLPAMLSLAGVWSNPLVVQIWTWVCAGSIFYFGIHTLRWTLLFKKEAADPNPLLD encoded by the coding sequence ATGGGAGTAGTCGGATTACTATTATCAGGTGCAGTCCTGTTTTTAAATAGCTTATTGCTTTTAGGGAAAGCTGATGGAAAAAGTGTGTCGGTGTTTAATTTGATTGTCGGGGTCATCCAAGTGGCCAGCCCCTTCTACCTTGTCATCACATCAGACCAAAGCAATTGGGCATTATATAGCAACGGAGTCATATTCCTTTTTGGATTAACGTTCTTATACTTTGGTCTTACGGTTTATAAAAATTTAGAAGGAAACGGACTTGGCTGGTTTTCGTTATGGGTATCGATCGTGGCTCTATTTTACGCATTCGTTTACCTGATCCACTTCCATGACGTCGTCAATACACTGACTTGGATCATGTGGGGATATTTGTGGTTCTTATTTTATTTGTTGAATACGGGAAAAAAGAAAATCGAAGTGTATATCGGCAAGGTCGCCCTTGTCCAATCGTGGGTGACACTGACTCTCCCTGCCATGCTATCTTTGGCAGGCGTATGGAGCAATCCGCTTGTCGTGCAGATCTGGACTTGGGTGTGTGCAGGGTCCATCTTTTATTTCGGCATCCACACCCTCCGCTGGACTCTTTTGTTTAAAAAGGAAGCTGCGGACCCGAACCCGCTTTTGGATTAA